In the genome of Quercus robur chromosome 3, dhQueRobu3.1, whole genome shotgun sequence, one region contains:
- the LOC126719762 gene encoding uncharacterized protein LOC126719762, which produces MKGLVETIREPERSSTKSSVQGTIGQLSKRMQKLMSRHVTNANDSAISPGIDYFTKWVEAEPLASITQQNVKNFVWKNILCRTTVRTPTGETPFNLAYGSEAVIPAEVHMATHRVTSYHGKDNEEQLRLNLDLIDEVRTEAEHKAAKYKNLMARQYDAMVKPRRFNIGDLILRKVSLATKNPAHGKLSPNWEGLYRVINFKRQGSYYLEALEGRKLEHPWNVEHLRKYYQ; this is translated from the exons ATGAAGGGGCTTGTGGAAACCATTCGGGAGCCAGAACGCTCATCCACAAAGTCGTCCGTGCAGGGTACTATTGGCCAACTTTCTAAGCGGATGCAAAAGCTTATGTCAAGGCATGTGACAAATGCCAACGATTCAGCAATATCCCCAG GaattgactacttcacgaagTGGGTGGAAGCAGAACCATTGGCAAGCATTACCCAGCAGAATGTAAAGAACTTCGTCTGGAAAAATATATTATGCAG gacgacagTGAGGACCCCTACAGGGGAAACCCCTTTTAACCTAGCCTATGGGAGCGAAGCAGTTATACCTGCGGAAGTGCACATGGCCACTCATAGGGTGACATCATATCATGGCAAGGATAATGAGGAGCAACTCCGTCTGAACCTCGATCTTATAGACGAGGTGAGGACAGAAGCAGAGCACAAAGCAGCGAAGtacaagaacctcatggctaggcaataTGATGCAATGGTGAAACCAAGGCGCTTTAACATAGGAGATCTCATCCTGAGAAAGGTCTCCTTGGCAACCAAAAATCCAGCTCATGGGAAACTAAgccccaattgggagggactcTACAGAGTCATCAACTttaaaaggcaaggatcctattATTTGGAGGCCCTGGAGGGGAGAAAGCTAGAACATCCTTGGAACGTGGAGCACCTGAGGAAGTACTACCAGTAA